ACAAAATTAAAAAGACCCTCCTCGTTTGGTTTATGTGCTTGTTGTCTTACCGTAAGCCTGGTAATGCAAAAGCATGCACATGTGTAGTGTTCGGTGATACTATACTTATAATCGGATTTTATTACAGCAGTTGCAGTTGGGACCATGTATGTCTAAATGCAGGATATCACGTTTTCGCACCAGTAGGGGCCACATAGCATTGCACTTTGCCCCAGGTTATGATGGTTCACGGAAAACTGAACCTGATTCATTTTTCGAAAAAACGCGACACGAAGACTTTGCGTTTCTTTTCATTGAAAAGGGAAGCTAAAAGTTACATGCCTCCTAGGAGGTGGTTTATGGTTTGCGTTACAGTGATATTAATGAACCTGGTTCATTGACATGGAAGTATGAAACAGATTACAATTCGGAACCTCATGAGTCAGGAGGCAAAATGGTCAAATGTAAAGGACCACTCATCGGTGTAGAGAATCCATGGCATGTTGACATGGTACCTGACAGATGAGCCCAAGTCAGGGAACCGGGCCATTTTTTGTGAAGTGTCAAAACCTGGTGCAAAGTGCAAACATTATGTGACCCAACTGGATGTGTATAGTGCTACATTTGGGCATACATTGTGCAAATTACAACTACTGTAATAAAAGCTGGTCCAAAATGCAAGTTACTTATAGTATAATCTGTTTTGTACATATTGTTGTGTTTTCTTGTGTATTCATTTTTCGAACTGTATAATAAAATGGAAAGGAGATTAGAGATTTCATTATGAATTTATGATTGATGATTATTTTTATGTCATGCATGTATTGCATTTTGCTTGTTCTATGCATCCACCTTGACTAATATTACAGCATAATATGGCTTGTTTTGCTTGCCTCAACTTGCATTGTAACTCATTGGACTCTTTGCTCATCATTCCAGAAGTGAAAGATGCGGTTACCTCCCTACAGGCCAAAAAGGCTATCAGTAAGGTACAAAGATGCTTCTAATTCTGCCCTCCATTAGTATATCGTTCCTTTTGGTCGGCTTTTGCATAAATGTGCAACATTATGAATTTGTTTATTCCTTTGATGGTTCACttcaaacaaaaataaaacaaaccTCTCATCCTTGTCTGGCTCATAAGAACGTGAAATAGGGACCGCTCATGGAGTTAATTAAGAGTATTGAATCATAAATCAGGGTACCAGGTGGACATCATGTCAGGCTCGCAAATTAAATTAAATCTAGAAGTTGATTAAACTCTGGACAGAAAACTCTTGCATGGGGGAAATAGGCTCCACCTATGTCTTGTTAAGATAGGATATAATAAAGGATAGTTGCTCATATATGTGGAAACTGATAATAAACTACAATAGGCTCACTGCCCAAGTATAAAACTAACAACCATGCATGTTTGACAaacaaaatagttttgtgaatgccGTGATTCAGCATGATCAAAGGTAACTTGTCTGAGCTATCACCCTGACCTTTTTAATTAGGAGTGGAAGTCCTCCAAACCAGGGTAATTGGATCCACTACCATGTGTACCCACAATTTCATCCCAAGAGACTTCTTGCATGCCCTCTTTGACAAGCTAATACTGAGTTACACGTGCCAGCCAGTGTGTGGAATGACAATTGAGCACATTTGGTATTGAGGGTCATTCACACATGGAATGTTAATTAGGCTAGTTTTCTCCAGTTTAGTCACATCATCGAGGAAGAGGCCAGTAAGGTTGCTTAATTTCATGCTATTTTAGCATAAGCCACTAACAGCTACATGGAGAGTGTGTCAGCAAGACAAACACTATCATGTGTGCCAGTCATGAAAAGCCAAGCCACAAGGCAAGCTATAAACATAGCGAAGCCACACGTTATGCCAAGCTGGGCCATTGGCAAAACAAAGAAAAGTTATTTACATTGATCTAGCTTGTCTAGGTACTCAGTTGTAACAAATTGAGTAATCAAGGCTAGATGGATAAGGATTACTTCTTGGTCGCTTATTAAGGTCTTTTTTCCACAGTTTCTGCTGATGGTGTTCTGGTACAAAAAAAAGAAATGCACGGTCATTACCTTAAAAATGTTCGAGTCTCAACTACTGATCTGCCTCTGAAATTTTGTCATTGGTAAAAAAAAAATCTGATGCCCTTGTGTCCTTAGCGTCATGAATATTGTGGCACATTTGATGCATTTAGCTAGTTACAGGTTGCAAATTGCCTGTCTATCAAACAATTGTGTTCATATGTGTTAAAGGGATGTGTTTTGCCTTTCCGAATTAGCCTCACACTACTGGTTGTTTATTTGTTTGTCTTGTTTTTATTATTTGCAATATACCCAACACAGAAGTTTACATTCAGTTCTCATCAAATGTATTTGTGGGTGTTGGAAAGAGGCCATTTGCTTGTCCAAAGCAGCTTGCCTCTAGCTGTCTACTGTCTTGTTTTTGTTACTGCTGGGCGATGGCCACGCTATATGCTGCAACTGATCAGATACAAAGATATTCATATGCAGTTATTATGCTAGATGGTTCATTTGAGTTTCTTGTCTGTAGAAAAAGAAACAGAGGAGCCGTCAGAAGAAACTGAAAGCATATGATCTGTCAGCACTTTCTGAGTTCCTTCCACAAACAGCCAGCTCCCAGCAGCAGACGGAAGTAAAGCTTAACCGCAAATCGAAGCAGGCTTTAGTGTAATCCTCACATGAAATCTCTGCCCTCCAATCTTtctctttgtttttatttttccaTCACAGTTTCAGTACCTTCTTTATTTTTCAGGCAACGAGAGTCTGCTCAACTGAATGCTGTACTGAACAATGCTCAGTTCCAGCTAGACCCATTGGCTGCAATTCATCAGCATCTGGTATCAACACAACCGCCTTCTTCCGTGAAAGACGACGAATCTGCAAAGAGCGGGAAGAAATCTAGGAAggacaagaaaaggaagaagaagaagaagaagaacaatgcttTGTCAACCCCTCAGTCCATGGATATCTGATAGTGCAGACTGACTATCTAAAGAAATGAATGCAGTTATTTTTATCTTGGTTTGAAGGTGACCCTTGCCATGTGTGAACTTGGAAGTTGTAAGATTTTGCTACCAGTGCGAGTTTTCTGTGTCTGAACTTCCAGCTTgcttttctctcgaaagaagtaacttCCAGATTGCTTGCAAAATCACCCCGAAGGTTCGGATTTAGTTCATTGTGCAGGTGCTGCCCATGCGATTCCATGTGTTTTGGGAGAAAAAAGTTTGCCTTGCGATTTTTGTTAGAGATTTGAGGAGTAGATCTTTTTTGTCTCAGTGACTCGTCTGTAGTTCTATTCGGGCAATCTTCTACTAATACCCAACGAAGTCTGGTTGGACGCATGCTAGAGAAAGAAGGCAAGGACTTCTTGATGACGAGGCAAATGTTAGCATTTCCCACACCCCTGCCAAAGTGCTAGTCCACCAAGGCCAAGTACTTTTATGATATTTACAGGAAGAGATAATGCATGTGAAAAAGGAATAATGAAAAACACAAGAATTTTGTAGAACTAGATGTTGTAACAATCCTAACAAACCCGATCAAACCAACACCAAGGCAGGAAAAACTTATATGATGTTACCTTTTTGCCTTGTATAAATCACAATAGGAAATCTATCAAAAAATTCTTGTAATACGGATCCAACAATATCGAATGTATAACATGATTTACACATCATGACAAAATTAAAATTAATTGAAATCTTGAAAAACACGTGAAGATGAAAGAAGCGGATGGGAATAGGTAATACGACTTCCTAATGCATGTATAATTTTGTAAACCATATTAG
The window above is part of the Triticum aestivum cultivar Chinese Spring chromosome 2A, IWGSC CS RefSeq v2.1, whole genome shotgun sequence genome. Proteins encoded here:
- the LOC123189514 gene encoding tetratricopeptide repeat protein 1 — its product is MAPERSGSKKQELNSQKKLEKKLSFYTKVKDAVTSLQAKKAISKKKKQRSRQKKLKAYDLSALSEFLPQTASSQQQTEVKLNRKSKQALVQRESAQLNAVLNNAQFQLDPLAAIHQHLVSTQPPSSVKDDESAKSGKKSRKDKKRKKKKKKNNALSTPQSMDI